DNA from Brassica napus cultivar Da-Ae chromosome C4, Da-Ae, whole genome shotgun sequence:
CCCAGTGCTAGTCATGGGCTCAGCCATTCTACGACACACAGGACAAGTTACTTGAGTTTGGAGCCACCTACCAATACAGTCCTCATCAAACATGTGCTTACAATTTGGTAAAACCTTAATAACGACATTCTTAGGGATTAACCTTAAGCAAACCGGACATTCTATCTCTTGATTGTTGCTCTCGGTATCATTATTGTCCGGTTTGTAAGAAAAGGTCGGAAAGGCGGCAATCACAGAAGCGCTAAGCCCTTGGCACGGTGTTTCTCTTCTGTGGTGGTGGTCGTCTTCTGTTTCCGGTAATGCATCCACAAACCTACGGCGTTTGAGAAAACACATGCATAAAAAGATGAAGATAACGGAGATAATTAAGGGAGACGTTACGGCGGCAAACCAAAGGATGATTGAGCTTAACGAAGGGTCGTTGAAACCCATCTCTTTGATCTATACAAAAAATGGTTCTCAAAGGTTACTATTGATACAACAAATGACATTTACAAATACCCTTTTTATGTATAGATAGATCATTGAGAATTGACAACCTCTTAGAATATATTTGGAAGCGTTGAAATAAGACTAATGAACTTGAAAACATTATCATATAATCATTTGAATAAAAGAACAGGGTGGATTTGAATCGGTTAACCAATAGGATTAGTTTAAGACTTTAATTGCTGCTTGTGGGGTAGGAAAAAAGCTAAATGGATAAAGATATGTACTACCCGCACTCGCCcggcaatttttttaaaatcggTCCACCAATACTCGTCCAGCAGCGGGACAGACGAGGCGGGACCGGCAGATTTTGACTCAAATTCCCCGCTCTAATCGTTGCGTATGATTTTGCATGCTAGGTCGAAGCACATAGTTAAAACAGGTTTGGTTTTAATGTCAAGTGTTCTACCATGGATATGTATGTTAATTTTCTATGTTTGTAActgatactagattttgacgtgcagaagtttatttttaaaaaaatatgatgttatttgtttttttatgttaCTATTTAGGGTTGGATAAAAAACTCGAATTCCAAGAATCAAACCGATCCCAATCCAaaaaagtagtaccaaatccgaaccaaaattgattaaatatctgaattattcaaaattttggtatttgaataactgaaacctaatccgatccgaaccgaagtatttggagtattcaaaatagatttatatacttatatatattaattatttttagatttaatatatataaaaacatccataatatatatcatacttttaagtttgtttaaatacttgaaaatatatacaaataatcaaacgtaaatatctaaaatagttaaaatatactcaaaactccaaaaatacttaaatcattattaattctctatccaaatatttaaaccaacccaatttaaattgattatccaaatccgaaccgaatcttcaaagatctgaaccgaacacgaAATCTCAAACAGACCCGAAAACGAACCCGAATGTCCACCCCTAATGACtagtatatatcatatatgtgtcatcataggttacaaaaatatgtgttatcatacaattaatcgtattttatatgtaccgtCAAATACGTttttttagaattaataatattttatatgtacaatcatataaataatcacatatactatatttttaaatttcaatgtgaaatattaaaactataatttaagttggtgtttgaaattgagctttgtattgtatttttctcatatatattgaaaatatttttataacggtattgaaaaatatgttagtaaaatcaaattttgaatatatgtatatttttgaatgaatttttgatataaattaattttaaattattattttgatttgaatatgtatatcaagtaatATAAACCtataactttttaatataatataatggactttcaatttttttaatagcataagccattacttttttttccgTAACTTACtgttattcatgtttccaaacaacactaCTTTTTTAACTGTTATCTATGTTACCAAACATAAGTTTAAAGTATTTCTACTTtagtaaaatcaaattttgaatatatttatattttggaatgaatttttgatataaatcaattttaaattattattttgatttgaatatgcaTATCAA
Protein-coding regions in this window:
- the LOC106454747 gene encoding E3 ubiquitin-protein ligase ATL41 codes for the protein MGFNDPSLSSIILWFAAVTSPLIISVIFIFLCMCFLKRRRFVDALPETEDDHHHRRETPCQGLSASVIAAFPTFSYKPDNNDTESNNQEIECPVCLRLIPKNVVIKVLPNCKHMFDEDCIGRWLQTQVTCPVCRRMAEPMTSTGDKVLESIV